GTCAATTTGAGTCAGTGGTTTGTTGGTCAATGTGAAGCAGGTTGGCAAACTATAGAAGATTTGTGGAACTCTTTGGAAGCTAGACCAGCTTATGCTTTTCGTAGTCCGGTAAGTACTTCAGAAACAGCTTCTCAACAACAAACAGTTACCAGACGAGCCAAATTAATTGATTTGGGTATCCAAATTGTCAATCAACCAGTAATGTTGATTGTCGAAATTGCGCCTGAAACCAATGGAAAAACCAGCGTCCGCTTACAACTTCACGCTATAGGTAATCAAATATACCTACCAACAGGGGTAGAACTTAAGGTGTTAGATACATCTGGATCAGTATTTATAGAAGCTCAAGCTAGAAGCTCTGACAACTATCTCCAGTTACAATTCCGTGGGGAACTTGAGGAGCAATTTAGTGTTCAGGTATCATTGGATGATATGAATGTTACAGAAAACTTTGTAATTTAAGGTATCAAAATTTTTCATCATGTAATTGGTAATTGATACATCAAAATGGGTAATAAATTACAAGATGTACAAAATTCAAGCGATCGCTGGAATTGTGTATTTATCTTTAAATCTGAGTGACTCAGAACTCCAGTGATTGGGAAGCAAGGCGGGGCGACGGTCATGGCAAAGTTGGTGGTGCTAAAATTCGGAGATGGTGGTTTTGACCAAGGGTTTACCGTGACTCTCCAGATTGGCGAAGAAAGCGATCGCCCTTCGACAGAAATCACAGGTAAGCTCCCACCATGTCCTGATATGCTGCTGTATTACACTCGCTGGCAGTCCACCTATCTACAATTGGGTAACGGTTATCGCTTAGATGCTGACAAAATCCAAGTTACCAATGTATCAATTACCCAAGATTGCCACGAATTAGCTCATACCTTGCGGTTACGCTTTAATCATTGGTTACAAGCACAAGAGTTTCGCCCCTTACGAGAAAAATGGCTAGAAAAATTACAACCAACTGACGAAATTCGCGTAATTTTACAGTCAGAAAATAGCCACTTACAAAGATTACCTTGGCACATCTGGGACTTATTAGAACGCTATCCCAAAGCAGAAATCGCTCTGTCCTCACCAAGCTACGAGCTAATTCATAAGCGTCGCACCCCTAACCCCATTGTTAATATTCTGGCGATCGTTGGTAATAGTCAGGGAATTAATACCCAAGCTGACCAAGCAATGCTGCAAAATTTTCCTAATGCCGATGTCAGCCTTTTAGTAGAACCACAACGTAAAGAATTAACAGATTATCTTTGGGGTAAAAACTGCGATATTTTATTTTTCGCTGGACACAGTTCTAGTCAAGGACATGACGGTATAGGTAGAATCTACCTCAACAAAACTGATAGCCTCAGCATTGGTGAATTAAAGTATGCTCTCAAACAAGCCATAGAAAGAGGCTTACAGTTAGCAATTTTCAACTCCTGTGATGGACTGGGACTGGCAAAGGAACTGGCGGATTTAAACATTCCCCAAATCATTGTCATGCGCGAACCTGTTCCCGATCAGGTCGCTCAAGAATTTTTAAAGTATTTTATTCAAAGCTTTGCTAGTGGTGAATCTTTATACCAAGCAGTCCGACACGCCAGAGAACGCCTGCAAGGTTTAGAAGATAGATTTCCCTGTGCAACTTGGCTACCAGTAATTTGTCAAAATCCTGCCCAAAGACCGCTTACTTGGAACGAATTAGCCGAACCTGTAACACAACCTATATTTAATGATGTTCCAGCCGTTCCTAAACAACGTGGGTTAAAGAAGGTGGCTTTGTCAAGCTTGCTGGTAACGGCTGTAGTTTGTGGCTTAAGGTTTTTGGGAGTATTACAGACAGCCGAACTACTAGCCTATGACCAAATGATGCGATCGCGCCCCGACGAAGGCCCCGATCCCCGCATACTTGTAGTCACAATCGATGATGAAGATTTAGCTAATCAACGTCGTAACGGAGAGTCATTAAAAGGAACATCAGTTTCCGAAAAATCCCTTAGCCAACTATTAACAAAACTCTCCCAATATCAACCTAAAGCTATTGGTTTAGATATTTATCGTGACTTCCCCGCCGAACAACCAGACTTAATTTCTCGACTCAAACAGACTGACAATTTAATTGGTGTGTGTAAGGGAAGTGATACAACTGCCAATATCAAAGGCATTGAACCACCACCAGAAATCCCTAGAGAACGTCAAGGCTTTAGCGACTTCGTTCATGATGCTGATGGCGTAGTGCGGCGACATCTCCTATTTATGAATCAGGAAACCGCATCATTATGTTCTGCGCCCTATGCCTTCAGTACACAATTAGCATTTCTTTATCTCTCATCTTTAGGGATTGAATCAAAATTCACCTCAGAAGCAGCCACTAAGAATTTACAGATAGGCAATACAGTGCTTCATCGCCTCTCATCTCGCACAGGAGCTTACCAGGGTATTGATGCTAATGGTGGTCAAATTCTCCTCAATTACCGCGCTTCCCGAAAAATCGCTGAACAGGTGACACTCACCCAAATTTTAAATAGTCCCATTAATCCCAATGCCATTAAAGATCGGATTATACTGATTGGTGTAGTAGCGAAAGGAGACTTTCCCGACTATTGGGGAACACCTTACGGTAGTCGTTTAGACGAGCAAATGCCAGGAATAATGGTACAGGCTCACATGGTTAGCCAGATTATTAGTGCTGTTCTCGATAGGCGCTCATTGTTAACGGTGTGGATGCCTGGATTAGAAATACTCTGGATTGGCACTTGGGCTACTCTAGGCGGCTTCCTCGCTTGGCGATGGCGTTTATTCTCCAAGTTAGCATTAGCCGTTGGTGTAAGTTCTAGTGTTTTGTATTTGATGAGTCTCAGCCTACTAGTTTGGGGCTTTTGGGTTCCCTTTGTCCCAGCCGCCTTATCCTTAGTGTCAAGTGTGGCTGTAGTGACAATTCAAAATAGGGGAGTAGGGAGTAGGGAGTAGGGAGTAGGGAGTAAGGAGTGGGGGGAGCAGAGGTGCAGAGGTGCAGAGGAGAATAACTGTGGACTGTGGACTGTGGACTGTTGACTAATGACCAATGACCAATGACCAATGACCAATAAATAATATGTCTAATTTAAAACCTATTAAACTATTAGTTGCGATCGCTGTAGGCTATACCAGCTTATTAGGTGGAAATTCCTGGGTATTAGCAAGCAGGCCTAATGTTAGTGCTGCTAAACCAAATAACACAAATAACTTACCTTTAATTACTCCTACTAAAAAAACTCACTTTGCTCAAGTACCTCTACCAAGCTCAGAACGTCGTCCTGGAGGGCGTGTTCGTGGTGGTGCTAAACGGGGTTCTTGTCCCTCAGTGGAACCGCAATTAACTGCTTTAGTACCATTTACCCAAACTGCTCCCACCGTCACTGATGTTTGGGGATTTACAACACAGGCACATCCGACACTTTTATTCTATGTGCCGTACTCTAAAGATTCTGGCTATCCGATGGAATTTGTCTTGCAAGACCAGGATGCGAATATTATTTACCAAAAAGCGATCGCTCTCCCAGAAAAACCAGGAATCATCAGCGTTTCCCTACCTACTGACGCTGCTGCTTTAGCTCTAGATAAGCAATACCGTTGGTTTTTCACCGTAGAATGTGACCCACAAAAATCCTCACCCCCCATCTATGTTGAAGGAGTAATTCAGCGAGTCCAACTCAAACCCGCAACTATCAAGCAGTTAGAAACAAGCTCACCATTACAGAAAGTTGACATTTACACTGAAAATGGCATTTGGTTCGATTCTGCCGAAATCCTATTTCAACTCCGTCAACAAAATCCTCAAGATGCCACACTTGCCGAGAAATGGAGAAGTTTACTGACCAGCATCAAGTTAGACGACATTATACCCAAACCTCTAGTTTCTTCTAAACCATAATGAGTGCTGAGTGCTGAGTACTGAGTGTTGAGCAAAAGTATTTAACCTCCTGCCTCCTACTCCTTCAACCTGGAATGCTGAGGACGGCAAGGACTACCCCAGCAAACTTGCCCTGCCGGCATACTACTAAAAACGCTACTACGAGCGCCAATTACAGTATTAGCGCCAATTTGTACCCCTGGCGCTATAAAACAATCTGTAGCTACCCAAGCACCATTACCGACGGTGATACCTGCTATTTTTAACCCAAATGCTGGGTCTTGGATATCATGGCTACCAGTACATAGATAACTTTTCTGTGAAATTACGCAATGCTGACCGATGTTAATTTCATCTAAGCTATAGAGAACTACATCGTCACCAATCCAACTGTAATCTCCGATAGTAACTTTCCAAGGAAATGTAAAACGGGCAGTAGGACGGACAACCACGCCTTTACCAATTCGCGCCCCGAATAGACGTAATATCCAACAACGTATGTTACTAAAAGGATGAGGAGTGAGAGGAAAGGCGATCGCTTGCACTAACCACCATAACAAAATATACCAATTTGCCCGTCCTCGATTAAACCAAGATTGGTTGTACTGGCGTAAATCTACAAAAGGTTTGTCGTTAGTCATTGGTCATTGGTCATTGGTCATTGGTCATTAGTCATTAGTCATTAGTCATTAGTCATTAGTCCATAGTCATTAGTCCATAGTCAACAGTCAACAGTTTTTCTCCTCTGTCCTCTGCTTCCCCACTCCCCAATTTTTAGGTTGTAGACTTTTCGACTTCTTGAACTAGAGATGGTGGGAGGGAGGGAGAAGTATTTGCAGTGTTCAATTGACCGCCACAATTGCTTAATTCGTAGAGTTTAACGCCAATTTGATATTCGTATTGACTTAACAACCGCCCATAAATATATCCAGCTTTGCCATCGAGAAAGCCTAGCCGAATAATGTAGAACAAAATAAACCTTAAAAGCGGTTTAAATGGCAGGCGTACCCAGACTTTTTTGAGAAAGCGTTTGCGTTGTACGGCTTCACCAAATAAATTAGCTCCAATGGTATCGCTTTGATCTTCACCTGTAATCAGGTTGTAATAAACGCGGGCTTCCCAATTAGAATAACGATTGTGTCTTTCTAGCCAGTGGTAAATATCACGGAAATCTTCATGGAGCATATCCTGTTTGAGATACCCGACTTTACCCTGCAAGACAACGTGTTCATGAACTTCGTTATCGCCTGTGTTTGGTACGTCTTCGGTATGTAAATTTTCGTAGCGTCCTAACTTATGCTTAAATAAGCGCAAGTTCCAATCGGGATATTTGCCACCGTAGCGAATCCATTTACCCAAGAAAAATACGCGACGGTTGAGATAGTAGCCTGTATATTCTTCTTGTTTAATAACTTGAGCGATTTCATCCCACAATTCATTAGGAATGCGTTCATCACAATCTACAATCAGTACCCACTCGTTACGAAATGGTAGGTTATCTAAAGACCAATTCTTCTTTTTCGGCCAACGTCCATTAAAGTGAAACTGAACTAGATTTACACCGTAATTTTTGGCAATCTCAGGACTTCTATCTGTACTTTGAGAATCTACAATAAATATTTCATCTGCTCTTTGTAGGCTGTCCAAGCAGGCTGGTAGATTTGCCTCTTCATTTTTGGCGGGGATGAGTACAGAAACGGGAACTTTAGATGACATACTATATAAATTACTTTAAAGGACTATTGACTACTTTTATTATTAGCTGTAAACAGTAAACCTTGAAGCACTGCATTTAAGTAACCTATTTGGCCATAGGCATATACAAGGTTATCAAAACGCACGGCTGGATTGGAAAAATATCGGGCAGCTTTATACAAACCACGCGCTAACCTCTCGCCACCCCTGGATAATTGCCCAATTCCTGCCCTCCCTGCTACTTGTTCTCGATAGCACTCACTGATTCCTTGCCACCATCCCCGGTTTAAAAACCAGGAGCGATTGAGGCGTTCTGGGGCAACGTTATGAGCAACTAAGGCTTCTGGTAGATAGGCAACTTGCCAACCCCCTTTGAGTGCGAGTTCTGTCATTTGTAGTTCCTCATTAGATAGGAGGTTTTTTCCTACACGACCAAGATGAGGGTCAAAACCACCGATTTCTGCTAAAAAAGTGCGGCGGATAGAATAATTCAAGCCTCTTGGTGTTAACCCTGGTTGCTGAATATAAACCACATCCTCACCTAAATCATAGGCTCCCAAATTTCCTGCTAACTCAGAGGATAGCCAAGCTGGTGCTTCGATGTTTGGAGGCCAAAGGAGGGTGACTTTACCGCCAGCGATCGCTAGTTGCGGATTTTGTTGATAAGCAGCATACAATACCTGTAGCCAATGCTTACTAGCGACTGCATCATCATCTAAATAAGCCAGAATTTCGGCATTAGCGATTTTAGCACCAGTATTTCGCGCTACAGATAAACCAATGGTGGGTTCAAATACATATTTTAAACGTGAATCACTAGCCCTCTGCTCAACAACTTCACGGGTGCGATCGCTAGATCCGTTATCTACTACCACAACTTCAAACTCACCAGTGAAATCTTGCCCTAATAGGCTATCAATCGCCGCACCTAAATAGGTATCCCGATTATGAGTACAGATAATGGCAGAGATTTGAGTATCTGGCATAATACCAATTTTGGATTTTGGATTTTGGATTAACCATCTTAACCATGAGACAATTTTAGAAATCCCAAACAATACAAACCATCATAATTTGGCAATATCATTAATTGGGAATTTCCTGTTCAGCTTGTAATCCGTAATTCATTTTGAATTTTACATTTATTCGCTGAGATTTAATCTATACTTTGATTTACCTCCTAACCATCAGCGTTTTTGCGGAAATCGTGCTAATATTTTACGATTGTTGAATGTGACTATGTAAAACTACGAGGCTTTCGGCTAGTTGGCTAAGGCGAGTTTCTAGATATTGTTTACGCCCCAACAATTGACGTAGTTTTTGGTAACGCGCGATCGCCATACTCACACTGACTAACTGATCAGGTGGACAAGGGCGTGACCAAACTTTACCAGAATTATCTAGTCCACAGAGATTATAACCAGTACGATAAGTTTGACCAGGAACTTTACCATCGTTAGCACAAATTTCTTCTACATAATTCATTAGCTGGTCAACTTCTGCGTGCCGTAATGTGGCAGTACCATTTGTTTCCGGTTCGCTAGGATTGGACTCTAACCAACCATTGACAATAGGCCCTTCTAAATAAATATCCTGAACTTGTTGTAATATATGTTGCAGTTCTTTCTGCCAGCTAGCAACTGTTTGTTGAATATCTTGCAATATATTCATCGCTAGTGCTGGATTTGCACCGTGACGATGACTACTAAATGTAGGCGTTTTAAATTTAGGCAGGATTGGTGTTTTACCTACTCCTTCTTCGGTAGGGAAAGTTTGTACAGAACCATGATGAGGAAACAAATCCTGTGCCACAGAAGGCTCATCTTGGCTGTCTATCTCCAAGTCTTGTGTCTGTTCTAGACTTTGGTTTTCACTTTCAGTTTCTGTTGGCTCTTTTGCTGTAACACTGATTCTAAAAGATAAGGGACGTTTGGTAGCATCACTTACTTCTGTGGTAGCAGTGTCCTTATTCCCCAAATCATGTAAAGTTGCTTCGATGCGTTTTATGCCTGCTTTCATATATTTACCCTGAAATCTAGGTTCCCCAAAGTTGTTGATAATTCACGATGGGGGTATTAAGATTTTTTAGCTTGTGCCAATTTTGGCATAAATAATGCTGGTGTTAATTTTATCTCTTAAAAGTTATTTATTGTCACGAAAATTTTAAATAAAAGAGATAAGGGAGATAGGGGAGATAAGGAAGTGGGGGAGATGAGGGAGATGAGGGAGAACAACTATGGACTATTGACTATGGACTAATGACTAATGACTAATGACTAATGACTAATGACCAATAAAAATGAGGAGCCAGCTTTGGGACAAGTCATCTTAATTACGGGGCCTGCTAGGTCTGGAAAAAGTGAATGGGCGGAAACTTTGGCAAGACAGTCAGGGAAATCAGTTATCTATGTAGCTACAGCAACTACTATTCCTGATGATGCCGAATGGCAAGAACGCATTCAACAACATCAAAACCGCCGTCCTCCAGATTGGATAACCTTAGAAGTGCCAATTACACTGTCTGCAACTCTGGCAAATATCAAACCAAGCAATTGTGTTTTAGTGGACTCCTTGGGTACTTGGGTCGCTAATTTTTTAGAAGATGATGAAGTCAGTTGGGCAAATACTGTGACAGAATTTTTGGTTACGGTACAGCTAGTTGCTGCTGATATGCTATTTGTTGCCGAAGAAACAGGTTGGGGTGTAGTGCCAGCATATCCTTTAGGGCGCACATTCCGCGATCGCCTGGGGTCTTTAGTCCGTCAATTAGGGGGAATTTGCGAAACGGTTTATTTAGTTACTGGTGGATATGCCCTCAATCTCAGCACACTTGGGACAAGATTACCAGACTCAGCAGATTATGAATGATTAAGCAATGATTGAGAAATGTTGAGAGAACTTGATTATTATGCTGATGTGCAAAACTAGAGGTTTTCTTAAGAGAAAATTAATCCAATCGGTATATCAATTTCCCTAGTACCGATTGTAAGATCGTGCTATGGCAACTAAAGAAGAAGTTAAAAGATATCTTGCCTACTGGTTTCAGTTAGGTAAGAAAGTAGTGATCACTGATGAGGGAACACACTTGTTGCCTCAACCTATATTCCAAGGCGATCGCTATAGTCAAGAATTTGAAGCGTGTTGGCAAAAGATTCTATCATCATCTGATGAGTCTTATCTAGATGGAACGGAAGAAAGCATTGCCGAACTGTTAACACCACAATGGGATATGGTAGATTGCAGTCGTTGTGCCATGCCAGTTCCTCTGCGAAATGTTGGTATGCCTCCAGTATCATGTCCCTGTTCTAACTTACCAGGATGGCCAAATACTGAGTTACCAGGGCCAAGATGTCCAATTGATAACCAAGAGCAACTAAAAGCTATTCGTAATCGGCTTACAGGAAATTTAACTCCGGTTACTAATTCGTAATGGGCTAACCCCATTACGAATTATTTTGACTGTAGCGTGACTGATAGGTACAAGAGCGCTTACCAAATATGGTGTAACGGTTATCACGGATTTGGGTGTAAATGCGATCGCCTACCCATTTCGCACCCGGTAAAGTTCGATAAGCGTCTACAAAAATACTACCCAGTGGCAATAAACGACCGATTTCTTCGGCGGCATCGCTGCCTTGCCAGCGCCGTTGCGGTTCGTTGGCATCAATTAAAATCATCCCTAGTTCACAACCTTGAGGCGTAATCTCCCATTGAGCAATTGCCTGCTCATCCTGCATGGGAATATAACGGAAAATCTTGCCTTGGTCTAAGGTTTCCAGTAATTGTACTAGCGTGACGCAGAGATTACAATTACCATCATAAATAACGTAGTAATGTATTGAACTCATAATATTTCTGTATTTATCGATATACTTAGCACACAAAGTATTTTAAGATAGATGTATTCAGAAAATTTCAGTTAAATTACAAATTAGTTTTACCAACTCAATTCTACTCAACCTAGTTTGTCAAAAAATGAACTAAGATGTCTGAAATACTGAATATATTGTTACATCAAAACCCAAAACTTTGGGATAAGAATAATGTCGGAAGAGAAAATCTTAACCGTTGATTTTACTCAAGAAGATGCCTGTTTAGAAATTCTACCGCGATCGCCCCTAATTTCTAGTTATCATGCACAGTGGGAAGGATTGCGATTAGATGTTCACCAACAGCCTGCCCATGAAACGCCAGAACACACTCCTTCCCAACACGTTGTTACCGTTAGCTTAGAACCCCAAGTAGTGCAATCTGAGCGGATACTTGATGGACAATTGCAGCATGAGAACATAGCTAAGGGAGATGTAGCAATTATTCCTGCACATATTCATCACGTATCACGCTGGCAATCAGAAGCAAAGTTTCTCGTCTTGAGTATGGAACCGGCTTTTCTGACACGCATAGCGATAGAAGCTGGCAATTTAGACAAAATTGAAATAAAACCCCGTTTTGCAGCCCCAGATCCCTTGATTCAACAAATTGGATTGGCCTTGCAAACTGAACTGAGATCGGAGAATGGGGTTAGTAGTATTTATGTTGAATCTCTAACGACAACATTGTGTATTCACTTACTCAAACATTATTGTGTAACAAGTGACGCAAAACTTGACAAGCATGAGCATAAAGGACTGTCACAATGGAAGCTCAGACAAGCGATCGCTTACATTCATGAAAATCTCGACAAAGATTTGAGTTTGGTAGATATTTCTGCGATCGTGGGAATGAGTATGTATTACTTTTCTCGTCAATTTAAAGAATCAACTGGCATGGCTCCCCACCAATATGTCATGAGTTGCCGAATTGACAGAGCTAAAAAATTACTAAGTAGCACAAACCAAACTATAGAGCAAATTAGCTCCCAAGTCGGCTTCCAAAGCCAGAGCCATTTTACAAATGTCTTTCGTAAACTCACAGGAATAACGCCCAGAGTATACAGGGAACAGGTGAAGATTTAGTTGGGAATTGGGGGAGATGGGGGAGTGGGGGGAGATGAGGAAGACAACTGTCAACTGTCAACTGACTATAGCGTGTTCAGCCGTATTTGGCATCCATCGCTGGACTTCATGTAGAAAATATTGGCAATCTACCGTTGGAGAGTTACGCTCAAGTGGCGATTAATCCTACTATCTAAAGAGTTAATTCGTACAAGCCATTAGGTAGAATCATGAGTGATAATACTCTGTCATCACGCCTCTATCCCAGCCGTATTGATCTTCCTGCTGAAAAACGGGTGCAAATCATCGGTATCCTCAATCAAACTTTAGCCGCTACTTTGGACTTGAAAACTCAGACAAAACAAGCCCACTGGAATGTTAAAGGTATTGATTTTTATCAATTACACGAATTATTTGACGAACTAGCAGGGGAATTAGAAGAGTATGTTGACCTTGTTGCAGAAAGGGTAACTGCTTTGGGTGGGTACGCTGTAGGGACAGCACGCGCCGCCGCTCAAAATTCCATTCTTCCTGAATTTCCCTTTGATATTTTAGAGGGTAGAGAGTATGTAGCAGCTTTGGCCGATCGCTTTGCACCTTACGCTAAACACTTGCGGGAAGCGATCGCTAAAACTGATGATTTAGGTGATGCTGATACAGCAGACCTTTATACTGAAGTCTCTCGCACTATTGACAAGCGCCTGTGGTTCCTAGACGCGCATCTACAAGCCGCAGCCGTCAAGGGAGAAAATGGTACATCTGCTAGCAAAACTCAACAGCCAGCTAGTGTTAGATAAACTTTTTT
Above is a genomic segment from Nostoc sp. MS1 containing:
- the cobU gene encoding bifunctional adenosylcobinamide kinase/adenosylcobinamide-phosphate guanylyltransferase, which gives rise to MGQVILITGPARSGKSEWAETLARQSGKSVIYVATATTIPDDAEWQERIQQHQNRRPPDWITLEVPITLSATLANIKPSNCVLVDSLGTWVANFLEDDEVSWANTVTEFLVTVQLVAADMLFVAEETGWGVVPAYPLGRTFRDRLGSLVRQLGGICETVYLVTGGYALNLSTLGTRLPDSADYE
- a CDS encoding glycosyltransferase family 2 protein, which translates into the protein MSSKVPVSVLIPAKNEEANLPACLDSLQRADEIFIVDSQSTDRSPEIAKNYGVNLVQFHFNGRWPKKKNWSLDNLPFRNEWVLIVDCDERIPNELWDEIAQVIKQEEYTGYYLNRRVFFLGKWIRYGGKYPDWNLRLFKHKLGRYENLHTEDVPNTGDNEVHEHVVLQGKVGYLKQDMLHEDFRDIYHWLERHNRYSNWEARVYYNLITGEDQSDTIGANLFGEAVQRKRFLKKVWVRLPFKPLLRFILFYIIRLGFLDGKAGYIYGRLLSQYEYQIGVKLYELSNCGGQLNTANTSPSLPPSLVQEVEKSTT
- a CDS encoding CHASE2 domain-containing protein, which gives rise to MAKLVVLKFGDGGFDQGFTVTLQIGEESDRPSTEITGKLPPCPDMLLYYTRWQSTYLQLGNGYRLDADKIQVTNVSITQDCHELAHTLRLRFNHWLQAQEFRPLREKWLEKLQPTDEIRVILQSENSHLQRLPWHIWDLLERYPKAEIALSSPSYELIHKRRTPNPIVNILAIVGNSQGINTQADQAMLQNFPNADVSLLVEPQRKELTDYLWGKNCDILFFAGHSSSQGHDGIGRIYLNKTDSLSIGELKYALKQAIERGLQLAIFNSCDGLGLAKELADLNIPQIIVMREPVPDQVAQEFLKYFIQSFASGESLYQAVRHARERLQGLEDRFPCATWLPVICQNPAQRPLTWNELAEPVTQPIFNDVPAVPKQRGLKKVALSSLLVTAVVCGLRFLGVLQTAELLAYDQMMRSRPDEGPDPRILVVTIDDEDLANQRRNGESLKGTSVSEKSLSQLLTKLSQYQPKAIGLDIYRDFPAEQPDLISRLKQTDNLIGVCKGSDTTANIKGIEPPPEIPRERQGFSDFVHDADGVVRRHLLFMNQETASLCSAPYAFSTQLAFLYLSSLGIESKFTSEAATKNLQIGNTVLHRLSSRTGAYQGIDANGGQILLNYRASRKIAEQVTLTQILNSPINPNAIKDRIILIGVVAKGDFPDYWGTPYGSRLDEQMPGIMVQAHMVSQIISAVLDRRSLLTVWMPGLEILWIGTWATLGGFLAWRWRLFSKLALAVGVSSSVLYLMSLSLLVWGFWVPFVPAALSLVSSVAVVTIQNRGVGSRE
- the hpsU gene encoding hormogonium polysaccharide biosynthesis acetyltransferase HpsU codes for the protein MTNDKPFVDLRQYNQSWFNRGRANWYILLWWLVQAIAFPLTPHPFSNIRCWILRLFGARIGKGVVVRPTARFTFPWKVTIGDYSWIGDDVVLYSLDEINIGQHCVISQKSYLCTGSHDIQDPAFGLKIAGITVGNGAWVATDCFIAPGVQIGANTVIGARSSVFSSMPAGQVCWGSPCRPQHSRLKE
- a CDS encoding thiol-disulfide oxidoreductase DCC family protein — encoded protein: MHYYVIYDGNCNLCVTLVQLLETLDQGKIFRYIPMQDEQAIAQWEITPQGCELGMILIDANEPQRRWQGSDAAEEIGRLLPLGSIFVDAYRTLPGAKWVGDRIYTQIRDNRYTIFGKRSCTYQSRYSQNNS
- a CDS encoding DUF928 domain-containing protein, yielding MSNLKPIKLLVAIAVGYTSLLGGNSWVLASRPNVSAAKPNNTNNLPLITPTKKTHFAQVPLPSSERRPGGRVRGGAKRGSCPSVEPQLTALVPFTQTAPTVTDVWGFTTQAHPTLLFYVPYSKDSGYPMEFVLQDQDANIIYQKAIALPEKPGIISVSLPTDAAALALDKQYRWFFTVECDPQKSSPPIYVEGVIQRVQLKPATIKQLETSSPLQKVDIYTENGIWFDSAEILFQLRQQNPQDATLAEKWRSLLTSIKLDDIIPKPLVSSKP
- a CDS encoding helix-turn-helix domain-containing protein; translation: MSEEKILTVDFTQEDACLEILPRSPLISSYHAQWEGLRLDVHQQPAHETPEHTPSQHVVTVSLEPQVVQSERILDGQLQHENIAKGDVAIIPAHIHHVSRWQSEAKFLVLSMEPAFLTRIAIEAGNLDKIEIKPRFAAPDPLIQQIGLALQTELRSENGVSSIYVESLTTTLCIHLLKHYCVTSDAKLDKHEHKGLSQWKLRQAIAYIHENLDKDLSLVDISAIVGMSMYYFSRQFKESTGMAPHQYVMSCRIDRAKKLLSSTNQTIEQISSQVGFQSQSHFTNVFRKLTGITPRVYREQVKI
- the dps gene encoding DNA starvation/stationary phase protection protein Dps; the protein is MSDNTLSSRLYPSRIDLPAEKRVQIIGILNQTLAATLDLKTQTKQAHWNVKGIDFYQLHELFDELAGELEEYVDLVAERVTALGGYAVGTARAAAQNSILPEFPFDILEGREYVAALADRFAPYAKHLREAIAKTDDLGDADTADLYTEVSRTIDKRLWFLDAHLQAAAVKGENGTSASKTQQPASVR
- a CDS encoding glycosyltransferase, with product MPDTQISAIICTHNRDTYLGAAIDSLLGQDFTGEFEVVVVDNGSSDRTREVVEQRASDSRLKYVFEPTIGLSVARNTGAKIANAEILAYLDDDAVASKHWLQVLYAAYQQNPQLAIAGGKVTLLWPPNIEAPAWLSSELAGNLGAYDLGEDVVYIQQPGLTPRGLNYSIRRTFLAEIGGFDPHLGRVGKNLLSNEELQMTELALKGGWQVAYLPEALVAHNVAPERLNRSWFLNRGWWQGISECYREQVAGRAGIGQLSRGGERLARGLYKAARYFSNPAVRFDNLVYAYGQIGYLNAVLQGLLFTANNKSSQ